The proteins below come from a single Burkholderia humptydooensis genomic window:
- a CDS encoding cold-shock protein, which translates to MDTGIVKWFNDAKGFGFITSDNGGEDLFAHFSEIKMEGFKTLKENQRVSFEVKTGPKGKQAANIQAL; encoded by the coding sequence ATGGATACCGGTATCGTGAAATGGTTTAACGATGCTAAGGGCTTCGGCTTTATTACGTCGGACAATGGCGGCGAGGATTTGTTTGCCCATTTCTCCGAAATCAAGATGGAGGGGTTCAAGACCCTTAAAGAGAATCAGCGTGTGTCGTTCGAAGTGAAAACCGGCCCGAAGGGCAAGCAAGCCGCGAATATTCAGGCGCTTTGA
- a CDS encoding exonuclease domain-containing protein, with translation MSASPLLHPAIDTPLAFVDLETTGGSAAEHRITEIGVVVVNASHVSTWTTLVDPRQPIPPFIQQLTGITDAMVRGAPTFADIASALFERLDGKLFVAHNASFDRGFLRAEFERAGVAFNPDVLCTVRLSRALFPRESRHGLDALIERHALAPSARHRALADADLIWQFWQKLHDAIPAERLREQIARTTRRFRLAGELTEAYLESAPAGCGVYALFGDDDAPLYVGRSVRVRQRLRALLTGERRSAKEMRLAQLVRRVEWRETGGELGALLAEADWIASLAPSFNRRPDRSAAGAAHWPFDGPVAFEERGESSVFHVVDRWRYVGAASSLEQAAALAADARAAGEGMSDAAPAVRRILQTHLARGLELIPLAGAAPAAA, from the coding sequence ATGTCCGCCTCGCCGCTGCTTCATCCCGCGATCGACACGCCGCTCGCGTTCGTCGACCTCGAAACCACCGGCGGCTCGGCCGCCGAGCATCGCATCACCGAAATCGGCGTCGTCGTCGTGAATGCGAGCCACGTGTCGACGTGGACGACGCTCGTCGATCCGCGGCAGCCGATTCCACCGTTCATCCAGCAACTCACGGGCATCACCGACGCGATGGTGCGCGGCGCGCCGACGTTCGCCGACATCGCGTCCGCGTTGTTCGAGCGGCTCGACGGCAAACTCTTCGTCGCGCACAACGCGAGCTTCGACCGCGGCTTCCTGCGCGCGGAGTTCGAGCGCGCGGGCGTCGCGTTCAATCCCGACGTGCTTTGCACGGTGCGGCTGTCGCGCGCGCTTTTTCCGCGCGAGTCGCGCCACGGGCTCGACGCGCTGATCGAGCGGCACGCGCTAGCGCCGTCGGCGCGCCACCGGGCGCTTGCCGACGCCGATCTCATCTGGCAGTTCTGGCAAAAATTGCACGACGCGATACCCGCCGAGCGGCTGCGCGAGCAGATCGCGCGCACGACGCGCCGGTTCAGGCTCGCCGGGGAGTTGACGGAAGCGTATCTGGAAAGCGCGCCCGCCGGCTGCGGCGTCTACGCGCTGTTCGGCGACGACGATGCGCCGCTCTATGTCGGTCGCAGCGTTCGGGTCCGCCAGCGGTTGCGCGCGCTGCTGACGGGCGAGCGACGCTCGGCGAAGGAAATGCGGCTCGCTCAACTGGTTCGGCGCGTCGAATGGCGCGAGACGGGCGGCGAGCTCGGCGCGCTGCTGGCCGAGGCGGACTGGATCGCGTCGCTCGCGCCGTCGTTCAACCGGCGGCCGGACCGGAGCGCCGCGGGCGCGGCGCACTGGCCGTTCGATGGGCCGGTCGCGTTCGAGGAGCGCGGCGAGTCGAGCGTCTTCCATGTGGTCGACCGTTGGCGCTACGTCGGCGCGGCATCGTCGCTCGAGCAGGCGGCGGCGCTCGCGGCCGATGCGCGCGCGGCGGGCGAGGGCATGTCGGACGCCGCGCCGGCGGTGCGCCGCATTCTGCAGACGCATCTCGCGCGCGGGCTCGAGCTGATTCCGCTCGCGGGCGCCGCGCCTGCCGCAGCCTAG
- a CDS encoding chorismate mutase, translated as MKQSLRASLAAALLGCAVLNAPRIAAADGDDTALTNLVALASQRLALAEPVAHWKWINRKPISDPPREAALLADVEKRATANGVDPAYARAFFDDQIAASKQVQNTLFATWRATHGPEGPAPDLATSTRPQLDRLTQSLIAALARVAPLRDAPDCPSRLARSIANWKTLTRYDSGQKDALGTALSHVCTAGSASAVG; from the coding sequence ATGAAACAGTCGCTTCGCGCAAGCCTGGCCGCCGCCTTGCTCGGCTGCGCCGTGCTGAACGCGCCCCGCATCGCCGCCGCCGACGGTGACGACACCGCGCTCACGAACCTCGTCGCGCTCGCGTCGCAGCGCCTTGCGCTTGCCGAACCCGTCGCTCACTGGAAATGGATCAACAGGAAGCCGATCTCGGACCCGCCGCGCGAAGCGGCGCTCCTGGCCGACGTCGAGAAGCGCGCCACGGCGAACGGCGTCGATCCCGCGTACGCCCGCGCGTTCTTCGACGACCAGATCGCGGCGAGCAAGCAGGTGCAGAACACGCTCTTCGCGACATGGCGCGCAACGCACGGTCCCGAAGGCCCGGCGCCCGATCTGGCGACGAGCACGCGGCCGCAGCTCGACCGGCTCACGCAATCGCTGATCGCCGCGCTCGCGCGCGTCGCGCCGCTGCGCGACGCGCCGGATTGTCCGTCGCGCCTCGCACGCAGCATCGCGAACTGGAAGACCTTGACGCGCTACGACTCCGGTCAGAAGGACGCGCTCGGCACCGCGCTGTCGCACGTCTGCACGGCGGGCAGCGCCAGCGCCGTCGGCTAG
- a CDS encoding DUF2946 domain-containing protein, with protein sequence MKRSTRWLSLVWLALVLNVLSPVIGYARAAANAHDMPFALELCSAAGAQRVVIGSGGATRQDDGSLAHAAHCVYCPGFAANVALGSSAPVLPRFVRAFVYANRAERPTVFFRRGVRIAQPRAPPETVPV encoded by the coding sequence ATGAAACGTTCGACGCGATGGTTGAGCCTCGTCTGGCTGGCGCTGGTACTCAATGTACTGTCGCCCGTCATCGGCTATGCGCGCGCCGCCGCGAACGCACACGACATGCCGTTCGCGCTCGAATTGTGCAGCGCAGCGGGCGCGCAGCGCGTCGTCATCGGCAGCGGCGGGGCGACGCGCCAGGACGACGGTTCGCTCGCGCACGCCGCGCATTGTGTCTACTGTCCCGGCTTCGCCGCGAATGTCGCGCTCGGCTCGAGCGCGCCCGTGTTGCCCCGCTTCGTCCGCGCGTTCGTGTATGCAAACCGCGCCGAGCGGCCTACCGTCTTCTTTCGCCGCGGCGTGCGCATCGCGCAGCCGCGCGCTCCGCCTGAAACCGTCCCGGTCTGA
- a CDS encoding TonB-dependent receptor, producing the protein MSHELAAHVARRRLAAACAAAFAWPAAHAATTGAAVPADSTPAVAEPAASGKTLDVVRITAPRPAFAPGTPGVVETLTCEQIDSHVNVTTEDALKYAPNLMVRRRYIGDRNSVFAGRDFNELQSARGLVYADGILLSNLLGSSYSYPPRWSLIQPDDVARVDVLYGPFSALYPGNAIGSTVQITTRKPDRLEASVSTQFFTQRYHDGYGFADSFGGNHQTARIADRVGRFWYALSLDRLENDSQPMQYASPNGAFDPRLGASVPVTGAVSDIGPNGRPRTIVGAQTIERTEQLNETLRFGYAFTDHVDATVTLGHWENHYRQHGDTLLRDAAGNPVYGGNVSFGGRNYTVSPTAFAPQNGDQENWLYGLGLDARLASGWKLSATASAYEVSRDVLRSASSAPPGAWDGGPGTVFRGDGTGWRTVDLRAESPDVRGHRFSFGYHFDAYFLRNATYNTADWQNAVPTTLANRYRGNTRTQALYAQDAWRFAPGWLATLGLRYERWDAYGGELGNASATLGYADRGATAFSPKLSLEWQPADAWRLRLSFATGTRFPTVAELFQGTISNNAIVNNNPNLQPEKAIDWDFTAERDMGFGVVRASVFQSDLHQSIYSQTTLAGASTYTNISNVDRVRVRGVELAFSGQDVAIRGLDVDANVSATNAQTLADAANPNYVGARWPRIPRMRANLLASYRFDEHWMTSVGVRYSGRQYNALDNSDVNPNVYGGTSSYAVVDLKARYRFDRHWLASFGIDNVTDRRYYVFHPYPGRTFYGELKWSL; encoded by the coding sequence ATGTCCCATGAACTTGCCGCGCATGTCGCGCGCAGGCGGCTCGCGGCCGCGTGCGCTGCGGCGTTCGCCTGGCCCGCCGCCCACGCCGCCACGACGGGCGCCGCCGTCCCTGCCGATTCAACGCCCGCCGTCGCCGAGCCGGCCGCATCCGGAAAGACCCTGGATGTCGTCAGGATCACCGCGCCGCGCCCCGCATTCGCGCCCGGCACGCCTGGCGTCGTCGAGACGCTCACGTGCGAGCAGATCGATTCGCACGTCAACGTGACGACCGAAGACGCGCTCAAGTACGCGCCGAACCTGATGGTGCGCCGGCGCTATATCGGCGATCGCAACTCCGTGTTCGCCGGCCGCGACTTCAACGAGTTGCAGAGCGCGCGCGGACTCGTCTACGCGGACGGCATCCTGCTGTCCAATCTGCTCGGCTCCAGCTATTCGTATCCGCCGCGCTGGTCGTTGATCCAGCCCGACGACGTCGCGCGCGTCGACGTGCTGTACGGCCCGTTCTCCGCGCTCTACCCGGGCAACGCGATCGGCTCGACCGTGCAGATCACGACGCGCAAGCCGGATCGGCTCGAGGCGTCGGTGTCGACGCAGTTCTTCACGCAGCGCTATCACGATGGCTATGGTTTTGCCGACAGCTTCGGCGGCAATCACCAGACCGCGCGCATCGCCGACCGCGTCGGGCGCTTCTGGTACGCGCTGTCGCTCGACCGGCTCGAAAACGACAGCCAGCCGATGCAATACGCGAGCCCGAACGGCGCGTTCGATCCGAGGCTCGGCGCGAGCGTGCCGGTGACGGGCGCCGTTTCCGACATCGGCCCGAACGGGCGGCCGCGGACAATCGTCGGCGCGCAGACGATCGAGCGCACCGAGCAGCTCAACGAAACGCTGCGCTTCGGCTATGCGTTCACCGACCACGTCGACGCGACGGTCACGCTCGGCCATTGGGAGAACCACTACCGGCAGCACGGCGACACGCTGCTGCGCGACGCGGCGGGTAATCCGGTGTACGGCGGCAACGTGTCGTTCGGCGGGCGCAATTACACGGTGTCGCCCACCGCGTTCGCGCCGCAGAACGGCGATCAGGAGAACTGGCTGTACGGCCTCGGGCTCGACGCGCGTCTCGCGTCCGGCTGGAAACTGTCGGCGACCGCGTCCGCGTACGAGGTGTCGCGCGACGTGCTGCGCAGCGCGTCGAGCGCGCCGCCCGGCGCATGGGACGGCGGGCCTGGAACGGTGTTCCGCGGCGACGGCACCGGCTGGCGCACCGTCGACTTGCGCGCGGAGTCGCCCGACGTGCGTGGGCACCGCTTTTCGTTCGGCTATCACTTCGACGCTTATTTCCTGCGCAACGCGACCTACAACACGGCGGATTGGCAAAACGCCGTGCCGACGACGCTCGCGAACCGCTATCGCGGCAACACGCGCACGCAGGCGCTGTATGCGCAGGACGCGTGGCGTTTCGCGCCCGGCTGGCTCGCGACGCTCGGCCTGCGCTACGAGCGGTGGGACGCGTATGGAGGCGAGCTCGGCAACGCGAGCGCGACGCTCGGCTATGCGGACCGCGGCGCGACCGCGTTCTCGCCGAAGCTCTCGCTCGAATGGCAGCCGGCGGATGCGTGGCGCTTGAGGTTGTCGTTCGCGACGGGCACGCGCTTTCCGACCGTCGCCGAGCTGTTCCAGGGCACGATCTCGAACAACGCGATCGTCAACAACAACCCGAACCTGCAGCCGGAAAAGGCGATCGACTGGGACTTCACGGCCGAGCGTGACATGGGCTTCGGCGTCGTGCGCGCGAGCGTGTTCCAGAGCGATCTGCACCAATCGATCTACAGCCAGACGACGCTCGCGGGCGCTTCGACGTACACGAACATCTCGAATGTCGACCGCGTGCGGGTGCGCGGCGTCGAGCTCGCGTTCTCGGGGCAGGACGTCGCAATCAGAGGGCTCGACGTCGACGCGAACGTGTCCGCGACGAATGCGCAGACGCTCGCCGACGCGGCGAACCCGAACTACGTCGGCGCGCGCTGGCCGAGGATTCCGCGGATGCGCGCGAACCTGCTCGCGTCGTACCGCTTCGACGAGCACTGGATGACGAGCGTCGGCGTTCGCTATTCGGGGCGGCAGTACAACGCGCTCGACAACAGCGACGTGAATCCGAACGTGTATGGCGGCACCAGCTCGTATGCGGTCGTCGACCTGAAGGCGCGCTACCGGTTCGATCGGCACTGGCTCGCGTCGTTCGGCATCGACAACGTGACCGATCGCCGCTACTACGTGTTCCATCCTTATCCGGGCCGCACTTTTTATGGAGAGTTGAAATGGTCGCTATGA
- a CDS encoding sialidase family protein, which produces MVAMKHRSAGVALVALVAFARGALAHDAQPAAGASSAHAAHIEMDAAPAGAAQKAPLATGAAFDARHRLWVAWVEGQHVVVAHSDDAGRTLSAPATVNALPEPVYTSAENRPKIAASSDGRAIYVTWSMPLDAPYTGMVRFSRSLDGGATWSVPVTVHRDRQAITHRFDMLTIDPQGRIFVVWIDKRDLVAAHRAGRSYDGAAIYYAVSTDGGATFEPERKVSDHTCECCRIAMAIDAGGRVQAAWRNVFPGQIRDHAVAVLPASADRAVEPVRATFSNWHVEACPDHGPALAITTDGVRHLAWFGVVDGKADVFYSRLDASGAPLGTPLAFGDDPAAPNEQASHAALVAQRDTLWLAWKAFDGDTMRIRLRRSDDGGMHWSAPRTLAYTSGASDNPQLLADRGRIYLSWRTRNDGYRLIDVEAQQ; this is translated from the coding sequence ATGGTCGCTATGAAGCATCGATCGGCGGGCGTCGCGCTCGTCGCGCTTGTTGCGTTCGCGCGCGGTGCGCTCGCGCACGACGCGCAGCCGGCCGCGGGCGCATCGTCCGCGCATGCTGCGCACATAGAGATGGACGCTGCGCCGGCCGGCGCGGCGCAGAAGGCGCCGCTCGCGACGGGAGCCGCATTCGATGCGCGTCATCGGCTGTGGGTCGCGTGGGTCGAAGGGCAGCATGTCGTCGTCGCGCATTCGGACGACGCCGGGCGCACGCTGAGCGCGCCCGCGACGGTCAACGCGCTGCCCGAACCGGTCTACACGAGCGCAGAGAACCGGCCGAAGATCGCCGCGAGCTCGGACGGGCGCGCGATCTACGTCACGTGGTCGATGCCGCTCGATGCGCCTTACACCGGGATGGTGCGCTTCTCGCGCTCGCTCGACGGCGGCGCGACGTGGTCGGTGCCCGTCACCGTGCATCGCGACCGGCAGGCGATCACACATCGTTTCGACATGCTGACGATCGATCCGCAAGGCCGCATCTTCGTCGTGTGGATCGACAAGCGGGATCTCGTCGCGGCGCACCGGGCGGGGCGTTCGTACGACGGCGCGGCGATCTACTACGCGGTGTCGACCGACGGCGGCGCGACGTTCGAGCCGGAACGCAAGGTGAGCGACCACACGTGCGAATGCTGCCGGATCGCGATGGCGATCGATGCCGGCGGCCGCGTGCAGGCCGCGTGGCGCAACGTGTTCCCAGGCCAGATCCGCGATCATGCGGTGGCGGTGCTGCCCGCGTCGGCGGACCGCGCGGTCGAGCCCGTGCGCGCGACATTCTCGAACTGGCATGTCGAGGCGTGCCCGGATCACGGGCCTGCGCTCGCGATCACGACGGATGGCGTGCGGCATCTCGCATGGTTCGGCGTCGTCGACGGCAAGGCAGACGTGTTCTATTCGCGACTCGATGCGAGCGGCGCGCCGCTCGGCACGCCGCTCGCGTTCGGCGACGATCCGGCGGCGCCGAACGAACAGGCGTCGCATGCGGCACTCGTCGCGCAGCGCGACACGCTATGGCTCGCGTGGAAGGCGTTCGACGGCGACACGATGCGCATCAGGCTGCGCCGGTCGGACGACGGCGGCATGCACTGGAGCGCGCCGCGCACGCTCGCGTACACGTCGGGCGCGAGCGACAACCCGCAACTGCTGGCCGACCGCGGACGCATCTATCTGTCATGGCGCACGCGCAACGACGGCTATCGATTGATCGACGTGGAGGCGCAGCAATGA
- a CDS encoding TlpA family protein disulfide reductase: MKRMVFALAAFAIVASGVAGEVPAPQPLRASEVASLYASGSGAPLVVEVWSLDCGYCRENAVHLVEWQRRHPQVRIALVALDSLDEHAQALAGALAQMQLPATVRQYANAEPMPERLRAALDPAWRGELPRTLWIGADGTRRAKSGLLTPAVLDAWLQHRDS; the protein is encoded by the coding sequence ATGAAACGAATGGTTTTCGCACTCGCTGCGTTCGCGATTGTCGCGTCGGGCGTCGCGGGAGAAGTGCCGGCGCCGCAGCCGCTGCGCGCGTCGGAGGTCGCATCGCTCTATGCGAGCGGAAGCGGGGCGCCGCTCGTCGTCGAAGTGTGGTCGCTCGACTGCGGCTACTGCCGCGAGAACGCCGTGCATCTCGTCGAATGGCAGCGGCGGCATCCGCAGGTGCGCATCGCACTCGTCGCGCTCGACTCGCTCGACGAGCACGCGCAGGCGCTCGCCGGCGCGCTCGCGCAGATGCAACTGCCCGCAACGGTCAGGCAATACGCGAACGCGGAGCCGATGCCGGAACGATTGCGCGCGGCGCTCGATCCGGCGTGGCGTGGCGAACTGCCGCGCACGCTGTGGATCGGCGCGGACGGCACGCGGCGCGCGAAGAGCGGCTTGCTCACGCCGGCCGTGCTCGATGCTTGGCTGCAACATCGGGATTCCTGA
- a CDS encoding GlsB/YeaQ/YmgE family stress response membrane protein yields MAHGLIMWLIIGAIAGWLAGLLVKGGGFGLLVDIIVGIVGAVIGGWLAGILGIHIGGGFISSVIVAVIGAVILLFVIRLFKRA; encoded by the coding sequence ATGGCTCATGGCTTGATTATGTGGCTCATCATCGGCGCAATCGCCGGCTGGCTCGCCGGCCTGCTCGTGAAGGGCGGCGGCTTCGGGCTGCTCGTGGACATCATCGTCGGCATCGTCGGCGCCGTCATCGGCGGCTGGCTCGCCGGCATTCTCGGCATTCACATCGGCGGCGGCTTCATCAGCTCGGTGATCGTCGCCGTCATCGGCGCAGTCATCCTGCTGTTCGTGATCCGGCTATTCAAGCGAGCCTGA
- a CDS encoding class 1 fructose-bisphosphatase codes for MSITRRTTLSKYLIEQQRETHNLPADLRLLIEVVARACKAISYNVSKGALGDALGTAGSENVQGEVQKKLDILSNEILLDANEWGGNLAAMASEEMETFFPIPENYPRGEYLLVFDPLDGSSNIDVNVSIGTIFSVLRCPDGQLATEQSFLQPGTEQVAAGYAVYGPQTVFVLTTGNGVNCFTLDREVGSWVLTQSNLRIPEDTREYAINASNARHWYDPVKRYVDELNAGAEGPRGENFNMRWIASMVADVHRILNRGGVFMYPADKRTPDRPGKLRLMYEANPMSFIVEQAGGAATTGLQRILDVQPTGLHQRVPVILGSKNEVERVARYHQEAQS; via the coding sequence ATGTCCATTACCCGACGCACCACGCTGTCCAAGTATCTGATCGAGCAGCAGCGTGAGACCCACAACCTCCCCGCCGACCTGCGCCTGTTGATCGAAGTGGTCGCGCGCGCGTGCAAGGCGATCAGCTACAACGTGAGCAAGGGCGCGCTGGGCGATGCGCTCGGCACGGCCGGCAGCGAGAACGTCCAGGGCGAGGTGCAGAAGAAGCTCGACATCCTGTCGAACGAGATCCTGCTCGACGCGAACGAATGGGGCGGCAATCTCGCCGCGATGGCGTCGGAGGAAATGGAGACGTTCTTCCCGATCCCGGAAAATTACCCGCGCGGCGAATACCTGCTCGTGTTCGATCCGCTCGACGGCTCGTCGAACATCGACGTGAACGTGTCGATCGGCACGATCTTCTCGGTGCTGCGCTGCCCGGACGGCCAGTTGGCGACCGAGCAGTCGTTCCTGCAGCCGGGCACCGAGCAGGTCGCGGCGGGCTACGCGGTGTACGGCCCGCAGACCGTATTCGTGCTGACGACGGGCAACGGCGTGAACTGCTTCACGCTCGACCGCGAAGTCGGCTCGTGGGTGCTCACGCAGAGCAACCTGCGGATTCCGGAGGACACGCGCGAATATGCGATCAACGCGTCGAACGCGCGCCACTGGTACGACCCGGTGAAGCGCTACGTCGACGAGCTGAACGCAGGCGCCGAAGGCCCGCGCGGCGAGAACTTCAACATGCGCTGGATCGCGTCGATGGTCGCCGACGTGCACCGGATCCTGAACCGCGGCGGCGTCTTCATGTACCCCGCCGACAAGCGCACGCCGGATCGTCCGGGCAAGCTGCGGCTGATGTACGAGGCGAATCCGATGTCGTTCATCGTCGAGCAGGCGGGCGGCGCGGCGACGACGGGCCTGCAGCGGATCCTCGACGTGCAGCCGACGGGCCTGCACCAGCGCGTGCCGGTGATTCTCGGCTCGAAGAACGAAGTCGAGCGCGTCGCGCGCTATCACCAGGAAGCGCAGTCTTGA
- a CDS encoding LysR family transcriptional regulator — MIRSPLEFRHLQTLVALRDTGNLSRAAQVLCLTQSALSHQLKALETHFGLPLFVRKSAPLTFTAAGKRLLALAEQVVPAIEEAERDIARLALGTGGALRIAVECHTCFDWLMPAMDAFRQRWPEVELDIVSGFHADPIGLLHQDRADLAIVAEADADEAVDYHPLFRFQIVGLVGNDHALAQKPSLAAADFGDETLITYPVPDEMLDIVRQVLKPAGIEPKRRTSELTIAILQLVASRRGVAALPLWAVATYLDKRYVSARPVLRADGSTLSGELYAATLPAFSTRAYAADFVATMRETSAASLPEIELL; from the coding sequence ATGATCCGCTCCCCGCTCGAATTCCGGCATCTGCAGACGCTCGTCGCGCTGCGCGATACCGGCAACCTGTCGCGCGCCGCGCAGGTGCTGTGCCTCACGCAGTCGGCGCTGTCGCATCAGTTGAAGGCGCTCGAGACGCACTTCGGGCTGCCGCTCTTCGTGCGCAAGTCCGCGCCGCTCACGTTCACCGCGGCCGGCAAGCGGCTGCTCGCGCTCGCCGAGCAGGTCGTGCCCGCGATCGAGGAAGCCGAGCGCGACATCGCGCGCCTCGCGCTCGGCACGGGCGGCGCGCTGCGGATCGCGGTCGAATGCCATACCTGCTTCGACTGGCTGATGCCCGCGATGGACGCGTTCCGGCAGCGCTGGCCGGAAGTCGAGCTCGACATCGTGTCGGGCTTTCACGCGGACCCGATCGGCCTCCTGCACCAGGACCGCGCGGATCTCGCGATCGTCGCCGAGGCCGACGCCGACGAAGCGGTCGACTATCACCCGCTCTTTCGCTTCCAGATCGTCGGGCTCGTCGGCAACGACCACGCGCTCGCGCAAAAACCGTCGCTGGCGGCCGCCGACTTCGGCGACGAAACGCTCATCACGTACCCGGTGCCCGACGAGATGCTCGACATCGTCCGGCAGGTGCTGAAGCCCGCCGGCATCGAGCCGAAGCGGCGCACGTCGGAGCTGACGATCGCGATCCTGCAGCTCGTCGCGAGCCGGCGCGGCGTCGCGGCGCTACCGCTGTGGGCGGTCGCGACCTACCTCGACAAGCGTTACGTGAGCGCGCGCCCGGTGCTGCGCGCCGACGGCTCGACGCTGTCGGGCGAGCTCTACGCGGCGACGCTGCCCGCGTTCTCGACGCGCGCGTACGCGGCCGACTTCGTCGCGACGATGCGCGAGACGAGCGCGGCGTCGCTGCCCGAGATCGAGCTGCTGTAG